DNA sequence from the Bacteroidales bacterium genome:
TTAGAAAGTGGTGTTCCTGTAGCAAAATTCCCTTTGGCTACAAGTGAAACATATAAAAACAAAAGTGGCGAAAGAATAAGTAATACAGAATGGCATAATATAGTATTGTGGCGAGGACTTGCTGAAGTTGCTGAAAAATATATAAAAAAAGGAGCGCAATTATTTATTGAAGGCAAGATAAAAAGTCGTTCATGGGATGATAAAGAAGGAAACAAAAGATATATTACTGAAATAATTGGAGATAACTTAAAAATGTTAGGTAAACCTTCCGGTGAAAGTAATTCTGGAGAAAATGAAAAAACAAAAGAACAGGAAGTAAATAAAGATCTTGAACCTAACGAAACAGACGATCTCCCATTTTAAATTATATAATCCATAATTTTGGAATTGGAAGCTGACCCATACTTATCGGGAGTAATATTTTTAAATCTTGATATTACTGTTAATCAAATAACTTTTGGAGCAATTATTGGTGTAATTGTAATTATTATACTATTAATTGCTTCAGCTCTTATTTCTGGTTCCGAAGTTGCATATTTTTCTTTATCTCCGACAAATATTAAATATTTAAAAAACCAGAAATCAAAATCATGCGAATTAGTAATAAAATTATTGAATAATCCTAAAAGATTACTCGGAACAATTCTTGTTTCAAATAATTTTGTTAATGTTGGTATTATTATTTTATCTGCATATGTTATTTCAGCATTAGTTGATTTTTCAAATTCTCCCACATTAGGTTTTATTATCAAGGTAATAATTATTACATTTTTTTTATTATTGTTTGGTGAAATTATTCCTAAAATCTATGCAACACAATATTCTCTAAGATTTGCTGTGATAATGGCTTACCCTATATTAGTATTAGGAAAAATTTTTAGTCCGATAAGTTCGTTTTTAATATATTCAACTTCAATAGTAAATAAAAAATTTCAACGGAAACAAGATATTTCAATTGATGACCTTTCTACTGCTCTTGATTTAACAGCAAGCTCACTTAACGAAGAAAGAGAATTACTTAAAGGTATTGTTGAATTTGGAAATATTGATGTAAACGAAATTATAAAATCAAGAGTTGATGTCGTTGCTGTTGATATTAACACAAAATTTAAAAAATTACTTAAATCAATTATCAATTCAGGTTACTCCCGAATTCCTGTTTATTCTGAAACTTTTGATAATGTTAAAGGAATATTGTTTATTAAAGACCTTTTACCTCATATACAAAAAAGTGATAGTTTCAGATGGCAAACACTTATTCGCCCACCATATATTGTACCCGAAAAAAAGAAAATCAGTGAATTACTTGAAGAGTTTCAAAAAAATAAAATTCATATGGCTATAGTTGTTGATGAATACGGAGGAACAGCAGGTATTGTTACAATGGAAGATGTTCTTGAAGAAATTATTGGCGAAATACAAGATGAATTTGATGAGGAAGAAATTATTTTTAAAAAATTAGATGATAAAAATTATATTTTTGAAGGTAAAACCCTGTTAAACGATTTTTA
Encoded proteins:
- a CDS encoding single-stranded DNA-binding protein, translated to MAVNKVILIGNVGKDPEVRYLESGVPVAKFPLATSETYKNKSGERISNTEWHNIVLWRGLAEVAEKYIKKGAQLFIEGKIKSRSWDDKEGNKRYITEIIGDNLKMLGKPSGESNSGENEKTKEQEVNKDLEPNETDDLPF
- the gldE gene encoding gliding motility-associated protein GldE, translating into MEADPYLSGVIFLNLDITVNQITFGAIIGVIVIIILLIASALISGSEVAYFSLSPTNIKYLKNQKSKSCELVIKLLNNPKRLLGTILVSNNFVNVGIIILSAYVISALVDFSNSPTLGFIIKVIIITFFLLLFGEIIPKIYATQYSLRFAVIMAYPILVLGKIFSPISSFLIYSTSIVNKKFQRKQDISIDDLSTALDLTASSLNEERELLKGIVEFGNIDVNEIIKSRVDVVAVDINTKFKKLLKSIINSGYSRIPVYSETFDNVKGILFIKDLLPHIQKSDSFRWQTLIRPPYIVPEKKKISELLEEFQKNKIHMAIVVDEYGGTAGIVTMEDVLEEIIGEIQDEFDEEEIIFKKLDDKNYIFEGKTLLNDFYKIIHSNPDIFGEVKGDADTLAGLILEIKGEIPSLNDEIIYDNYIFKIVEVDNRRIKKIKTTIK